A window from Leishmania donovani BPK282A1 complete genome, chromosome 27 encodes these proteins:
- a CDS encoding ATPase, putative, producing MIRVPGNWTCAQSPCAFVEVRDECYLCRLVPVFTATLTYELETSVRVNLLEARRFASQDFALAETHQVVYASCSSGIEYRPCAPGDRSREAMVIRCPVFHYTAKEVTVDGPRRAARATAAHIAAALMGRYVVVGAQFRTLDGFYTVRQVTLQKGYRGIALVSGDCRVRVNDARRAGSSSLGGRGAARPIGLESETDQLLQLLACADKSVGAIVGVMARGPRGCGVSSTVRYALESVAATHTVLGWSSCFSPSEAFQEGWGGTVVLVVTDAEHVFAAAEPEVAKLHLRKLQRDAAVLRGGGNGAARSVVVLCVSHGYGLCAPDVLDELVAFHLVFYFPGALQRAVLLASVRGGSAMDWLSAAQGLVGRTCAETLEAARRPDIASVLPFKAVRWSEIGGLAEVKDRLHRALVWPQQQPERMQRFHITPPRGILLYGPPGCAKTTLIKALCSEGNFSLIYLDSATVLSAYVGESERYLRDVFTRARRQAPCIVFFDEVEVLGGRRVSGGHDSEHVRLLSTLLTEMDGFADIHGVCFVGATNVPHLLDPALMRPGRFDYMVHVPLPTLADRESILQLLLCRTAADTRIIAEQTEGFSGADLKVFCSEALLALFKESAGVPQVLQERASVTAYLLQKASGFKRTHYDSTALDQFQREHASA from the coding sequence ATGATCCGCGTGCCGGGCAACTGGACTTGCGCCCAGTCTCCCTGCGCATTCGTTGAGGTACGCGATGAGTGCTATCTGTGCCGCCTTGTGCCCGTCTTCACCGCCACACTTACGTACGAACTGGAAACTTCTGTCCGGGTGAACTTGCTAGAGGCGCGGCGCTTCGCGAGTCAGGACTTCGCCCTTGCAGAGACTCATCAGGTTGTGTACGCGTCGTGCTCGAGCGGCATCGAATATCGCCCCTGTGCTCCTGGCGACCGCTCGAGAGAGGCGATGGTGATCCGGTGTCCTGTATTCCACTATACGGCAAAGGAGGTGACAGTGGACGGGCCGCGACGTGCCGCCCGTGCGACCGCTGCTCATATCGCGGCCGCCCTTATGGGACGCTACGTTGTCGTCGGGGCTCAGTTCCGCACCCTAGACGGTTTCTACACGGTGCGTCAAGTGACGCTACAGAAGGGTTATCGCGGCATAGCGCTTGTCAGCGGCGActgccgtgtgcgcgtgaaTGATGCTCGGCgggccggcagcagcagccttggcgggagaggggcagcgcGGCCCATTGGCCTCGAAAGTGAGACAGATCaactcctgcagctgctggcgtgcGCCGACAAGTCCGTCGGTGCGATTGTCGGTGTCATGGCACGCGGCCCTCGAGGGTGTGGCGTTTCCAGCACGGTGAGGTATGCTCTGGAAAGCGTTGCTGCCACGCACACGGTGCTAGGATGGTCGAGCTGCTTCTCACCGTCAGAGGCATTTCaagaggggtggggtggcacTGTGGTTCTGGTGGTCACTGACGCTGAGCACGTCTTTGCGGCGGCTGAGCCGGAGGTGGCCAAGCTTCATTTGCGCAAGCTCCAGCGGGACGCTGCGGTTCTTCGCGGCGGAGGCAACGGTGCCGCCCGGTCGGTTGTGGTGCTGTGCGTCAGCCACGGCTACGGTCTCTGTGCGCCCGACGTACTGGACGAGCTCGTCGCCTTTCACCTTGTGTTTTACTTCCCTGGTGCGTTGCAGCGCGCAGTCTTGCTGGCCAGCgtgcgaggcggcagcgccatggACTGGCTGAGCGCTGCGCAGGGTCTCGTGGGACGGACATGCGCGGAgacgctggaggcggccCGGCGGCCGGACATCGCCTCCGTTCTCCCCTTCAAGGCAGTGCGGTGGTCGGAGATCGGCGGGCTGGCGGAGGTGAAGGACAGGCTGCATCGCGCACTTGTGTggccgcaacagcagccggAGCGGATGCAGCGCTTCCACATCACCCCACCGCGCGGCATCCTCCTCTATGGCCCCCCAGGGTGTGCCAAGACGACGCTCATTAAGGCGCTTTGTTCAGAAGGGAACTTCTCGCTCATCTACCTGGACTCGGCGACCGTGTTGAGCGCGTATGTgggggagagcgagcgcTACCTGCGAGACGTCTTCACTCGCGCCCGCCGCCAGGCGCCGTGCATTGTGTTCTTTGATGAGGTGGAGGTGCTTGGCGGCCGCCGAGTCAGCGGCGGGCacgacagcgagcacgtgcgcctcCTGTCGACCCTTCTCACCGAGATGGACGGCTTCGCAGACATCCACGGGGTCTGTTTTGTGGGGGCCACCAACgtgccgcacctcctcgatCCAGCGTTGATGCGGCCTGGACGGTTTGATTACATGGTACACGTTCCTCTGCCCACCTTGGCAGATCGCGAGTCCATTCTCcaactgctgctgtgcagaACCGCCGCTGACACCCGCATCATCGCGGAGCAGACGGAAGGTTTCAGCGGCGCGGACCTCAAGGTCTTCTGCTCCGAGGCTCTTTTAGCGTTGTTCAAAGAGTCTGCTGGTGTTCcacaggtgctgcaggagaggGCCAGCGTGACAGCATACCTGTTGCAGAAGGCGAGCGGCTTTAAGCGCACTCACTACGACTCGACCGCTCTAGACCAGTTTCAACGTGAGCACGCATCTGCGTGA